ACGGTGTGATTTCGCGTATTTACACCTCCGGAATGCGCGGCAAGCTGGCGGATGCAATCTCTCACGGCCTGATGGCGGAACCGGTTCAGATCCACTCTCACGGCGGGCGCGTGAAGCTGTTGCAGGATGGTGAGCTGAACATTGATGTCGCTTTCCTCGGGGTGCCGTGCAGCGATGAGTTCGGTAACGCCAACGGTACACAGGGGAAATCCTGCTGTGGCTCGCTGGGTTACGCGATGGTGGACGCGCAGTTCGCCAAAAAAGTGGTGTTACTGACCGAAGAGCTGGTGCCGTTCCCGAACATGCCTGCGAGCCTTGGTCAGGATCAGGTTGATCTGATCGTGCAGGTAGAGAGCGTGGGCGATCCGGCGAAAATCAGCGTCGGCGCGGCACGCGTCACCAGCAATCCGCGCGAGTTGATGATCGCCCGTTACGCCGCGGATGTGATAGAGCATTCCGGTTATTTCAAAGACGGTTTCTCCATGCAGACCGGCTCCGGCGCAGCAGCGACCGCAGCGACGCGCTTCATGGAAGAAAAAATGGAGCGCCACGGGGTGAAAGCCCGCTTCGCGCTTGGCGGCATCACCGGTAGCCTGGTGGATCTGCATGAGAAAGGGCTTATTGAAAAACTGCTGGATACGCAGTGTTTCGATGGCGAAGCGGCGGCTTCGCTGCGCCGTAACCTGAACCATGTCGAGATCTCCACTAACGTCTATGCCAACCCGGGCGGTAAAGCTGCCAGCTGCGATCAACTGGATGTGGTGATCCTCAGCGCGCTGGAGATCGATGTCGACTTCAACGTTAACGTCATCACCGGTTCTGATGGCGTGATGCGTGGCGCATCCGGCGGCCACTGCGATGTCGCGGCAGCGGCAAACCTCACCATTGTCGTGGCTCCTTTGCTACGCAGCCGCATTCCTACTGTTGTAAAACGCGTGACCACGTTGCTGACACCAGGGGAAAGCATCGACGTGCTGGTCACCGATCATGGTATTGCTGTTAACCCGGCTCGACCGGATATTCGTGAGCGTTTACTGGCGGCAGGGCTGAAAATCGTCGACATCGAAGCGCTTTACCAGCGTGCGATTTCACTGACCGGCGAACCGAAACCGATCGCATTCACTGACCGCATTGTTGGCGTGATCCGTTATCGCGACGGCAGCGTGATCGATGTGGTTCGTCAGGTTAAAGAGGACAATCTATGACCACACTGACGCCCGTGAGAGCGGGCGTCAGCCTCGAAGCTCTGCTGGCGGCGAAAGATAGCCGCGCGGCGCGTCAGGCTGACTGGCTCACTCACTATCAACAACCGGTTATTTCGCTGACGCTGGTTACCCCCGGCGCGGTAAAAGACAGTATTCGCTACCGCAATACTATGGGCGTGGCACTCCAGGCCTGTGACCAGCTGCTGTGGCAAAACCACTGGCGCGTGCTGGACAGGCAGGTATTGTGGCTACCAACCGGTGCGGAAGCGCTGTGGTGCGTGGAGCATCCGGCGGTGGAAATCAAAGCGCAATGCGTGGAGATGGAACAGACTCATCCGCTTGGCAGACTGTGGGATTTCGATGTGTTTTGCCCGAAAGAAGGCCAGGTTGGGCGGCATTCGCTGGATTTAAATACCCGACTCTGCCTGGTATGTGATGAACCTGCACACGGCTGCGCCCGCTCGCGTCGCCATTCGGTAGAAGATGTAGTGGCTCGTGTGGAGAAGTTAATCGATGGCTGGTTTGCTCGCGACTAAATCCGCCATTGCTGACGTGCCTGAGCTTGCGGCGCAGGCGCTGCGTCTTGAGCTGGATTTAACCCCCAAACCTGGGCTGGTGGACAGAGCCAATAACGGCTCGCACCAGGATATGGATCATGCGCTGTTTTTAAAAAGTATTGCGGCGATCGCACCATGGTTCACGGTGTTTGCCGGGGCGGGTAAAACCCATGCGCAGAAACCAACCAGCGAACAGCTACGGCTGCTGCGCCCGATGGGGATCGCCTGCGAGCAAGCGATGTTCACGGCGACAGGGGGCGTGAACACACACAAAGGCGGTATTTTTTCACTTGGTCTGCTCTGTTTTGCTGCCGGGCGTTTGCAGGGGCAAGGGCGCATGGTTAGCGCTGACGCGCTTTGCCAGCAGGTGAGTGAAATCTGTTGTGGATTAGTGGCGCGTGAGCTGGCTGATCGCCCACAGGCTATCACGGCGGGTGAAAAACAGTTTCGTCAGTATGGGCTGACGGGCGCACGCGGTGAAGCGGAACAGGGGTTTATCACTGTGCGCCGCGCGGTGTTGCCGTACTGGCATCAGGAGCATGGGGAGCGGCGGTTACACAATGCGCTGCTGCGCCTGATGGCCGCGAACCGCGACAGTAATCTGGTATCTCGCGGCGGTATTGAAGGGCTGCACTACGTACAGGATTATGCGGCGAGATTGCTGGTAACGGGCTGGAATAGCGACGCGCTTCGCGATATGGATGATGCGTTAATGGCGCGTCGGTTAAGTCCTGGCGGGAGCGCCGACCTGCTGGCGGTGGCCTGGGTTCTTGCCGGGCTGTAAGCAGGTCATAAAAAACATTTGTCTGGCGGATGGTATTGATTACGACTAGGAGGCGTGCATTAAAAGCCTTAATAAAAAGTCTCTGCCTGTTCTGAACAAATTACATCCAAAGGCAATAAGCTAAAGCCTGTTGCTGACCACCTCTGCAAAAAGAGTTGGTCAAATGGCCACAAAAAACCCGGCGCTCAGGCCGGGTTTTGTCTTTGCATCTTTAACCACCTTCAGGAGATGGTTAACAGTTTCAGGCTTTCTGCGCCACGCCTTCTGGCTCACGCACGTGTTTATATTTAAACAGCATCACGAAGGCGAAGGCCAGCACCAGCGAGTAACCTGCGAAAATCAGCCACACGGTTTTCCAGTCGGTGATGCCCGCCGTGGTGTAGATCTCAACCACTTTGCCGCTCACCATCCCGCCGAGAATACAGCCGAAGCCGTTGGTCATCATCAGCAACATACCCTGTGCACTGGCGCGGATAGCCGGATTCACCTCTTTCTCCACAAATACCGAACCGGAGATGTTGAAGAAGTCGAATGCACAACCGTAAACGATCATCGACAGAACCAGCAGCACGGTACCGAACGGCGTCGGGTCGCCATAGGCAAACAGACCAAAACGCAGCACCCAGGCGATGATACTGATCAGCATGACGTTCTTGATGCCGTAACGGCTCATAAAGAACGGAATTGCCAGGATAAACGCGGTTTCGGAAATCTGCGAAATCGACATCATCACCGACGCATGTGTCACGATGAAGCTATTGGCGAACAACGGGTTCGCGTCGAAGCTGTGCAGGAAGGTGTTGCCGAACATGTTGGTGATTTGCAGTTCGGCGCCCAGCAGCATCGAGAAGATAAAGAAGATCGCCATGCGCTTGTTTTTAAACAGCGCGAAAGCGTTCAGGCCCAGCATTTCCACCCAGGTCTGTTTCTCTTTGCTTTTGGCAACCGGCATATGCGGCAGCGTCAGAGAGAACAGGCTCAGCACCAGCGACAGCGCCGCGCCAATATAGAGCTGCATATGGCTCAGTTCGAAACCGGAGAAGCTCACCGCCCACATCGCCAGAATAAAGCCGATGGTGCCCCAGATACGAATCGGTGGGAAATCGGTCACGATATCGTGGCCTGCGGATTTCAGGCGGAAGTAAGAAATGGTGTTCACCAGGCCCAGCGTTGGCATGTAGGCCAGCGAGTTAAGCAGGATGATGACAAACATTGCGCCTGGCGTGGTGACGCCTGCGGCGATAAATAACGTAATCGCCCCAATCAGATGGCACAGCGCATACACCCATTTTGCGCTTAGCCACTTGTCCGCAACGATACCGAGCAGCGTTGGCATCAGCAGTGATGCAATACCCAGCGAGCTATAC
This genomic interval from Kosakonia sacchari SP1 contains the following:
- a CDS encoding nucleoside permease is translated as MNLKLQLKVIIFLQFCLWGSWLTTLGSYMFVTLKFQGAEIGAVYSSLGIASLLMPTLLGIVADKWLSAKWVYALCHLIGAITLFIAAGVTTPGAMFVIILLNSLAYMPTLGLVNTISYFRLKSAGHDIVTDFPPIRIWGTIGFILAMWAVSFSGFELSHMQLYIGAALSLVLSLFSLTLPHMPVAKSKEKQTWVEMLGLNAFALFKNKRMAIFFIFSMLLGAELQITNMFGNTFLHSFDANPLFANSFIVTHASVMMSISQISETAFILAIPFFMSRYGIKNVMLISIIAWVLRFGLFAYGDPTPFGTVLLVLSMIVYGCAFDFFNISGSVFVEKEVNPAIRASAQGMLLMMTNGFGCILGGMVSGKVVEIYTTAGITDWKTVWLIFAGYSLVLAFAFVMLFKYKHVREPEGVAQKA
- the citG gene encoding triphosphoribosyl-dephospho-CoA synthase CitG — encoded protein: MAGLLATKSAIADVPELAAQALRLELDLTPKPGLVDRANNGSHQDMDHALFLKSIAAIAPWFTVFAGAGKTHAQKPTSEQLRLLRPMGIACEQAMFTATGGVNTHKGGIFSLGLLCFAAGRLQGQGRMVSADALCQQVSEICCGLVARELADRPQAITAGEKQFRQYGLTGARGEAEQGFITVRRAVLPYWHQEHGERRLHNALLRLMAANRDSNLVSRGGIEGLHYVQDYAARLLVTGWNSDALRDMDDALMARRLSPGGSADLLAVAWVLAGL
- the citX gene encoding citrate lyase holo-[acyl-carrier protein] synthase encodes the protein MTTLTPVRAGVSLEALLAAKDSRAARQADWLTHYQQPVISLTLVTPGAVKDSIRYRNTMGVALQACDQLLWQNHWRVLDRQVLWLPTGAEALWCVEHPAVEIKAQCVEMEQTHPLGRLWDFDVFCPKEGQVGRHSLDLNTRLCLVCDEPAHGCARSRRHSVEDVVARVEKLIDGWFARD
- the citF gene encoding citrate lyase subunit alpha yields the protein MNQTELLHVNFPHLRDLKPFESAHAATPWLADINTKHTRKLCATLEDAIARSGLKDGMTISFHHAFREGDRVINSVVATLARLGFKNLTLASSSLMTCNDALIEHIQNGVISRIYTSGMRGKLADAISHGLMAEPVQIHSHGGRVKLLQDGELNIDVAFLGVPCSDEFGNANGTQGKSCCGSLGYAMVDAQFAKKVVLLTEELVPFPNMPASLGQDQVDLIVQVESVGDPAKISVGAARVTSNPRELMIARYAADVIEHSGYFKDGFSMQTGSGAAATAATRFMEEKMERHGVKARFALGGITGSLVDLHEKGLIEKLLDTQCFDGEAAASLRRNLNHVEISTNVYANPGGKAASCDQLDVVILSALEIDVDFNVNVITGSDGVMRGASGGHCDVAAAANLTIVVAPLLRSRIPTVVKRVTTLLTPGESIDVLVTDHGIAVNPARPDIRERLLAAGLKIVDIEALYQRAISLTGEPKPIAFTDRIVGVIRYRDGSVIDVVRQVKEDNL